A window from Rhinolophus sinicus isolate RSC01 linkage group LG01, ASM3656204v1, whole genome shotgun sequence encodes these proteins:
- the ATP5PF gene encoding ATP synthase peripheral stalk subunit F6, mitochondrial has translation MILQRLFRFSSIIQSAVSVHLRRNVGVTAVAFNKELDPVQKLFVDKIREYRTKRQSSGGPVDTGPEYQQDLERELFKLKQMYGKADMNTFPDFKFEDPKFEVIDKPQA, from the exons ATGATTCTTCAGAGGCTCTTCAGGTTCTCCTCTATCATTCAGTCTGCAGTCTCAGTCCATTTGAGGAGGAATGTTGGTGTTACAGCAGTGGCATTTAATAAGGAACTTGATCCTGTACAGAAACTCTTCGTGGACAAGATTAGAGAATACAGAACTAAGCGACA GTCGTCTGGAGGACCTGTTGATACTGGTCCAGAATATCAGCAGGATTTGGAGAGGGAGCTTTTTAAGCTTAAGCAAATGTATGGTAAAGCAGACATGAATACGTTCCCTGACTTCAAATTTGAAG atcCCAAATTTGAAGTCATTGATAAACCCCAGGCCTGA